The genomic DNA GTTACTTCTCCATCAACTTCTTCATAGCCGAACTGCAGACTGAACGTTTCTTTGGAAAATTTACGAACCTGCTGCATCGGCCATGGCAGCTTGAAATGAAGACCTGAAGTAATGATTCCCTCTTCCACTTGTCCGAATGTTTCAATGACGGCCTGCTCTGATTCGTCTACTGTGTAGACACTTGTAAAAAGCGCCGCCGCCACCAACAACCCTAATGGTATGAAAAGTATCAACTTTGTTGTACGATTCACGTTGCAACCCCCTTAAATTCCTTGTTACAGATTTATACGTTCATAAGACCACATGGTTTCATACTATTTTTCTGTTTATTTATGGAAATGAAGCTCACATTAGACGTGGTTAAGCGAATTTCAAGCCACTCCTGGTAAAAAATAAGCCAGAAAAAAAGCTGACCTCAATTTGTTGAAGTCAGTCAGTCTGCTCCATCTTTATATGAATGAATCTTCCTTCAATGGGTCAAGCTTGTATGTATTCCAAAAGTCCTAGAACATTATTATCTTACCATACCGTACATATTGGATAAACATCGTGACGGTCAATCCCCTTTTCTTTCCAACAACACCCCCAGTATGGTTGGATTTGGTAAGAAGATATATGTTGTAACCAAAATTTTACCCCCTCACCTTTTTCTGATAAGTTTATATTTGAAATGATTATTTATGAAGGAGTGCCGTCATGCTCGATTGGTATAATTCTACACTCGAAATTCTAACTGATCTTGAATTGTGGATCGACATCGGAATTGCTTTAGCGATTTTCATCGGTTTTGTTTTATTCCGTAAGCTGTTCACAAAATACATCTTCAGATTGATTTCCAATCTGACAGATAAATCATCTACTCAAGTTTTACATAAAATACTGCTCGCTTTTGAGCGACCGTTGAATGTTTTCTTTATCTTCCTTGGGTTTTATGTCGCTTATCAATCACTTGAAATCAGCGAGGATTATGTACAGCTACCACTCAGACTGTTCAGGTCCTCAGTCATTCTCATGATTTCTTGGGGACTGGTCAATCTTTCATCCTCGTCTTCGATCCTGTTTACCAGGTTTCAGCATCGATTGGATTTGCAGGTCGATCAAATTTTGATTCCTTTCGTATCGAGAGTATTGAAGTTTGTCATCATTGCGATAAGTATCAGTGTTCTGGCTCAGGAATGGGGTTATGATGTGAATGGATTCGTTGCTGGTCTAGGTATCGGGGGACTTGCTTTCGCCTTTGCAGCAAAGGAAGCACTCGGTAACCTATTCGGGGGTATCGTCATCATCATCGAACGACCTTTCTCGATCGGAGACTGGATTCAGACACCATCGGTAGAAGGCGTCGTTGAAGACATCAATTTCAGAAGCACACAGGTCCGTACGTTTGCAGATGCACTCGTGACAGTCCCAAATGCTGATATCGCAAATGATCCGATCACGAACTGGACGCGTATGCGCAAACGAAGAGTCTTCTTTAACCTCGGTGTCACCTATACAACACCGAAGGAAAAAATAGAAACGTGCGTCAAACAGATTAAAACGTTAATCACTGAGCATCCAGAAGTCCATCCAGATTTCATCGAGGTTCGTTTCGATAAATACAACGACAGCAGCCTTGATATCATGATCTACTTCTATACCAAGACGACCGCTTGGGTGAACTATCTTGAGGTGAAGGAGGATATCAACTTGAGAATCATGGAAATCCTCGACCGTGAAGGTGTTTCTGTCGCCTTCCCTAGCCGAAGCATTTATATGGAAAAGGACGGGGAATCCAGCCCATTTACAAACAAGGCTAATATCGATTAACGTGATTGAAAACGAAAATAAAGAGGCTGAGCGAAATTTGCTCAGCCTTTGTTATGTTCGTTTATCCATCTATGGAATATTTACTTACATCTTGCACTTCACCATTTTCACGATGAATGACGACCTGGCTCGGTCTTGCTTCATCTGCTAATTTTTTCGCTTCATCTGTAGCTGCATCCTTCGTATCGAACGTTTTTTCGGAATGATCGCGCCCTTCAAGTTTAATGTCCCAACGGTTATTATCTTCATTCGGTACAACATGATAAATTTTCGCTTCCATGAATTCATTCCTCCTTATGGTTACTGTGATTGTTATATACCCGACTCCTAATTTTTTACACGTGTTTTTCGGGTTAACCTCTTCCCCTATTGGTGAAAGTAACGATACGGAGGTGAATGCATTGAAGAAAAAGAAGAAGAGCGGAAGGACAGGGCACAGGGTACGAAAGAGGTCCTAGCATCAGGATAATTGAGTGCAGCGCTTAAGAGTTTGTGTTGGATTAAAAAAGGATACTTACACATTTATTAAATTCACAATTAATATTCAATTTCATCAATTCTCCATTATAAACACACTTCAGGATCTTCCAAATTTATGTATAATAGATTGAAAGTAATTTATATCATCCACTTACTTAAAACCAAGTGATTTGTAAGATGGTTTTGTAAAGTTAAAATATCCATTAGCTGATATAATCATAAATGTCGGTATGTTAAAATTCACTATTCACAGAAAAGGCTTACTTTCATGATTTAATCCATGGAAGCAAGCTTTTTCTGCTTGGTTTAAAATTCTTAGAAAATATACATAGATAAAATGCAAATAAATCAAAGAACAAAAAGGTGCTCATGAATGAATTCATGGGCATTATTTAATTTATTCTCTTAGTAAAAATAAAGCCTGGAAGATTATAAAATTAATTCTTATATAAATTTAAGTAATAAGACCAAATCCGAATAATAGAGTTAAAATATAAGCTTCGCATGTAAATAAATACCATTTCGTAGTTTAATTTCGTATCAAAACATAACTGAGACCAAAAGGAGGACAATTTTTTAAATGACTGCATCCCTTGAGACTCATTTTAGATTAACGAATAACACCCCTTTTAATATTACGCGTATTTGGGTGACGGATTCTAACTCGGATGAGTGGGTGGGAGTATCCCACCCTGATCGTAATTTGAATGAAAGAAGCCTTAAAGCCTATTCCTCACTTGAAGAAAGAGAGGAACTTAATTACTGGAAAAAGGCAGCAAGGTTCAGACTTCATATGGAGTTTGAAACTGGTGATGTTTTTTGGATAGATATATATCAGTATGATTCATATCATAATTATACGCGTGAATTGGGAAGGTATGGAAAGGATGCAGGAAAGTTTATTGTTTCTCAAGTATCTGGGAACAAGTGGAATAAAATCACGATTTTCAGGCGTGTACCTAAAAAAAGTTGGATGGAAAATATACCAGGAAGCAAAAAGCTTTCTGAACTGAATATACCAGGTACTCATGAAACTTGCGCTCTATATGGTGGTCCAGGGCCAGAATGCCAGACAATGAGTTTAAAGGAACAACTGAATGCTGGTATTCGTTTCATAGACATTCGGTGCAGACATATCAAAAATGCGTTTACAATTCATCATGCAGCATATTATCAACACAAAAATTTCAGAGATGTTTTAAACGATTGTATAAGTTTTTTAAATGAACAACCTCAAGAAACCATTATTATGTTCATCCAGCCAACGGGGACTAGAGAAGATTGTACAAGAGATTTCGATGCTACTTTTCTTTCGTACCTAAAAGATAATGAATCGATGTGGTACTTAGACAAAAAGATTCCAACTTTAGATGAGGTAAGGGGTAAAATTGTATTAATTCGAAGATTCGATATGAACAAGAGAAAAACGTTGGGCATCGATGTGACAAATTGGAAGGAAAACACAACGTTTTTTATTGACATACCATATGCACAATTCCGCGTTCAAGATTTCTACAAACTTCTAACGTATTTTAATATTGATGAAAAGTGGAATATGGTTGAATCCTTTATGAATGAAGCTCAGAAAGGGGCTATGGAACACTGGTACTTAAATTATGCATCAGCATCACAAGGTGCAACTCCTAAATCTGTTGCGAATAAAGTGAATCCTTACTTGTTTAGATATATGGATCAAGTGGGCTCAAATAGGGTTGGCACAATCCTTATGGATTTCCCTAATGAGCCGAAAGATCAGATTCCTATTTTAGTGGAAAAGATAATAGCAACCAACAAGTTTTCGGTTTAACTAGAACAGAAAATTATTAAATTTCACAAAAAAACCACTGTAACTAAACAGTGGTTTTTTGGTTGCAGGATCTAATTCAAGGAAGCTTTTTTTGTTTATAAGTCCCCGTTTTCGTTATCTAGGTATTCTACACTATTTTACATAATTTTCTAAATATTAATGTAATATTTTTTATATTATGGTTAAATATTGGTGAAAGGCAGGTGAAAAATATGGTTAAAAAAATGCTTACCGTTATGTTTATGTTGTCTCTTATGACTGTAAGTGTGGCGACGATCAATCCTCCA from Pseudalkalibacillus sp. SCS-8 includes the following:
- a CDS encoding mechanosensitive ion channel family protein; amino-acid sequence: MLDWYNSTLEILTDLELWIDIGIALAIFIGFVLFRKLFTKYIFRLISNLTDKSSTQVLHKILLAFERPLNVFFIFLGFYVAYQSLEISEDYVQLPLRLFRSSVILMISWGLVNLSSSSSILFTRFQHRLDLQVDQILIPFVSRVLKFVIIAISISVLAQEWGYDVNGFVAGLGIGGLAFAFAAKEALGNLFGGIVIIIERPFSIGDWIQTPSVEGVVEDINFRSTQVRTFADALVTVPNADIANDPITNWTRMRKRRVFFNLGVTYTTPKEKIETCVKQIKTLITEHPEVHPDFIEVRFDKYNDSSLDIMIYFYTKTTAWVNYLEVKEDINLRIMEILDREGVSVAFPSRSIYMEKDGESSPFTNKANID
- a CDS encoding DUF2188 domain-containing protein — translated: MEAKIYHVVPNEDNNRWDIKLEGRDHSEKTFDTKDAATDEAKKLADEARPSQVVIHRENGEVQDVSKYSIDG
- a CDS encoding phosphatidylinositol-specific phospholipase C, coding for MTASLETHFRLTNNTPFNITRIWVTDSNSDEWVGVSHPDRNLNERSLKAYSSLEEREELNYWKKAARFRLHMEFETGDVFWIDIYQYDSYHNYTRELGRYGKDAGKFIVSQVSGNKWNKITIFRRVPKKSWMENIPGSKKLSELNIPGTHETCALYGGPGPECQTMSLKEQLNAGIRFIDIRCRHIKNAFTIHHAAYYQHKNFRDVLNDCISFLNEQPQETIIMFIQPTGTREDCTRDFDATFLSYLKDNESMWYLDKKIPTLDEVRGKIVLIRRFDMNKRKTLGIDVTNWKENTTFFIDIPYAQFRVQDFYKLLTYFNIDEKWNMVESFMNEAQKGAMEHWYLNYASASQGATPKSVANKVNPYLFRYMDQVGSNRVGTILMDFPNEPKDQIPILVEKIIATNKFSV